A window from Erythrobacter sp. YJ-T3-07 encodes these proteins:
- a CDS encoding magnesium chelatase subunit D encodes MSRAEPAPPDPARDACLALSLFLTAPAQLGGLSLRGSGPAREALLEMLRDTGVAVRRMPAHVDDERLLGGVDLAASLASGRTVRARGLLEEIAGGVLVVPLAERLDHAIAGRLAQALDGDARFGLVLLDDGTEDEGPPAALLERIAFHCDLTRAGLMESALRSADPANVAPLDEEALHALAATAAALGVESIRALNFASATARAHAALEGRGTVSEEDIAAAARLVLGPRATRLPEMSEQPEEEPAPPPEDTDAGERDEASDPGDNPLDDVVLDAALASIPPDLLARLAEGKARRSSGSGGGRKRISGLRGKPLSARPGSPRSGARLALVDTLRAAVPWQQLRRREYEAANDRLIIRSSDIRVRRYEERSGRVTIFCVDASGSAAAARLAEAKGAVELMLAQAYVTRSEVALVAFRGTGAELLLPPTRSLTRARRVLSGMPGGGGTPLALGLQAGHQLAEAVQTRGKTAHLVILTDGRANIDAEGKGGRPQAKADALDAARAIAARGIDALLVDISARTAPEAGELAQAMHARFLALPMADAAKLHAAVSAAAPRARAA; translated from the coding sequence GTGAGCCGGGCAGAGCCCGCGCCGCCCGACCCGGCCCGCGATGCGTGCCTCGCCCTCTCGCTGTTTCTGACCGCTCCGGCCCAGCTGGGCGGGCTCAGCCTGCGCGGCAGTGGCCCTGCGCGCGAGGCGCTGCTGGAGATGCTGCGCGATACCGGCGTGGCGGTGCGGCGGATGCCCGCGCATGTCGATGATGAGCGGCTGCTCGGCGGGGTCGACCTCGCCGCCAGTCTTGCCAGCGGGCGCACGGTCCGCGCGCGCGGCCTGCTGGAAGAGATCGCGGGCGGCGTGCTGGTGGTGCCGCTGGCCGAACGGCTCGACCATGCGATAGCGGGGCGGCTTGCGCAGGCGCTGGATGGCGATGCGCGGTTCGGCCTGGTGCTGCTCGACGATGGGACCGAGGACGAAGGACCGCCCGCCGCGCTGCTGGAGCGGATCGCCTTCCACTGCGACCTCACCCGCGCGGGGCTGATGGAGAGCGCGCTGCGCAGCGCCGACCCCGCCAATGTCGCGCCGCTGGACGAAGAGGCGCTGCACGCGCTCGCCGCCACTGCCGCCGCGCTGGGCGTCGAGTCGATCCGCGCGCTCAATTTCGCGAGCGCCACCGCCCGCGCCCATGCCGCGCTGGAGGGGCGAGGGACGGTGAGCGAGGAGGACATCGCCGCCGCCGCGCGGCTGGTGCTCGGCCCGCGCGCCACCCGGCTGCCGGAGATGTCAGAGCAGCCCGAGGAGGAGCCGGCCCCACCGCCCGAAGACACCGACGCGGGCGAACGCGACGAGGCATCCGATCCCGGCGACAACCCGCTGGACGACGTCGTGCTCGACGCCGCGCTGGCGAGCATTCCGCCCGATCTGCTGGCCCGTCTCGCAGAGGGCAAGGCGCGGCGCAGCAGTGGCAGCGGCGGGGGCAGGAAGCGTATCTCCGGCCTCCGCGGCAAGCCGCTCTCCGCGCGACCCGGCAGCCCGCGCAGCGGGGCGCGGCTGGCGCTGGTCGATACTTTACGCGCGGCGGTGCCGTGGCAGCAATTGCGGCGGCGCGAATACGAAGCCGCCAACGACCGCCTCATCATCCGCAGCTCCGACATCCGCGTGCGCCGATACGAGGAGCGATCGGGGCGCGTGACCATTTTCTGCGTCGATGCCTCGGGCTCGGCGGCGGCAGCGCGGCTCGCCGAGGCCAAGGGCGCGGTCGAGCTGATGCTCGCGCAGGCCTATGTCACCCGCAGCGAGGTTGCCCTGGTCGCCTTCCGGGGCACTGGTGCGGAGCTTTTGTTGCCGCCCACCCGATCGCTCACCCGTGCACGCCGCGTGCTGTCGGGGATGCCGGGCGGGGGCGGGACGCCGCTCGCGCTGGGGCTGCAGGCGGGGCACCAGCTGGCCGAGGCGGTGCAGACGCGGGGTAAGACCGCGCATCTGGTGATCCTGACCGACGGGCGCGCCAATATCGACGCCGAGGGCAAGGGCGGCCGCCCGCAGGCCAAGGCCGACGCGCTGGATGCTGCGCGAGCGATCGCCGCGCGCGGGATCGATGCGCTGTTGGTCGACATCTCCGCGCGCACCGCGCCCGAGGCGGGCGAACTGGCGCAGGCGATGCACGCGCGCTTCCTCGCGCTGCCGATGGCCGATGCGGCAAAGCTGCACGCGGCGGTCAGTGCTGCCGC